A stretch of Komagataella phaffii GS115 chromosome 2, complete sequence DNA encodes these proteins:
- a CDS encoding Palmitoyl transferase involved in protein palmitoylation encodes MVAPIPFKKFRFHRYDRYTAGSRWLYETRYHFNFWSYNLKTCAGLLGVCIYITMILTMNFLYENGTRMDFPVDVELDPFFLKEQLYMQLQATYFNQTNIVVNKTIGVNPFYQTMPEASQLSSIDRIAMLTEPVVRDENIHVPKLPLKLNYFDYKTASLQQSIISTFKGRMGHLNKFLEYKITTQYSLRVPELTHQPTEVKISDKGILYELVWNGGDEKKVEDRGSAAEYFQSLGVPPEHFLIFKGSKTAPAHFNFSKPQWTLHDLGSHMIREYSYLNHEKTAAMQTLADLIIFFSKQRFNLTVTNYDLVVKSLEDSIEKHRSKIILGRDLYFFSVIGCVGICASIILITILLDFLNRSASKSYLKTLCWGIRVVQILLSILCLYGVSAGIVYTALFTQAIESVDNDSFSELSRLLNSLELTAKFKVLKGFTNWFDFLFFRLLSTVFSFVIPTLAFIYFLQCEFHDLQVRLNYKMIDKYSYYVHKEAARSLLRHDLRAMDKEDDDYDNRQIYLYQDKQKRFLPVWIYLKNPKQYQRIINEFSKDREKHPIYTEMQLEKNILNYRVLAADYKLKPGEDIRSLPC; translated from the coding sequence ATGGTTGCTCCAATCCcgttcaaaaaatttcGATTTCACAGATACGATCGTTACACCGCTGGGAGTCGATGGCTATACGAGACTCGATACCACTTTAACTTCTGGAGTTACAACCTGAAAACCTGTGCCGGTCTTTTAGGAGTCTGTATTTATATCACTATGATTCTAACAATGAACTTTTTGTACGAGAATGGCACCAGAATGGATTTTCCTGTGGACGTTGAGTTGGATCCATTCTTCCTGAAAGAACAACTGTACATGCAATTGCAGGCAACTTATTTTAACCAAACAAACATTGTTGTTAACAAAACAATCGGCGTAAACCCTTTCTACCAAACTATGCCCGAGGCCTCCCAGTTGAGTTCTATCGACAGAATCGCAATGCTAACTGAGCCTGTGGTGAGGGATGAAAACATTCACGTTCCGAAACTTCCTCTGAAGTTAAACTATTTTGACTATAAGACTGCTTCGTTGCAGCAGTCAATCATCAGTacattcaaaggaagaatgGGACATTTAAACAAGTTTCTGGAATACAAGATAACCACTCAGTATTCTCTGAGAGTTCCAGAATTGACACATCAACCTACAGAGGTAAAGATCTCTGATAAGGGTATCTTGTACGAGTTAGTGTGGAATGGAGGCGATGAAAAAAAGGTGGAGGATAGGGGCAGTGCTGCAGAGTATTTTCAATCCCTGGGTGTCCCTCCAGAACAtttcttgattttcaaaggGAGTAAGACAGCACCGGCAcacttcaatttcagtaAACCACAATGGACCCTGCATGATTTGGGTTCACACATGATCCGGGAGTACTCATACTTAAACCATGAAAAAACGGCTGCAATGCAAACATTGGCTGatctcatcatctttttcagtaaGCAACGATTCAACTTGACGGTTACAAATTATGACTTGGTGGTAAAGAGTTTGGAAGATAGCATAGAAAAGCATCGCTCAAAAATTATACTCGGAAGGGATCTTTATTTTTTCAGTGTCATCGGATGTGTTGGAATCTGTGCTTCAATAATTCTGATCacaattcttcttgatttccTGAACAGATCAGCCAGTAAAAGCTACCTGAAAACTCTATGTTGGGGGATCAGAGTAGTCCAAATATTACTGAGTATACTGTGCTTGTACGGAGTTTCAGCTGGAATTGTTTATACAGCTCTCTTTACTCAAGCAATTGAAAGCGTTGACAATGATTCATTTTCAGAATTGAGCAGATTATTGAATTCGTTGGAGCTTACGgccaagttcaaagtgTTGAAAGGATTCACGAATTGGTTCGATTTCTTATTCTTCCGGCTGCTTAGCACCGTATTTTCCTTTGTCATTCCAACCTTGGCTTTCATTTACTTTCTGCAATGCGAATTCCACGATTTGCAAGTTCGGTTGAATTACAAAATGATCGACAAATACAGCTATTACGTCCACAAGGAGGCGGCCAGAAGCCTTCTTAGACACGATTTAAGAGCCATGgacaaagaagatgatgattatGATAATCGCCAAATATACTTATACCAAGACAAACAGAAACGGTTTCTTCCAGTGTGGatatacttgaaaaatcctAAACAGTACCAAAGGATCATCAATGAATTTTCTAAAGACCGTGAAAAACATCCAATTTACACCGAAATgcaattggaaaaaaatatccTCAATTATAGAGTGTTAGCCGCAGACTACAAACTAAAACCTGGAGAAGATATCAGGAGTCTGCCATGCTAA